TCAATGGGATATTGATCTTAAACTATCCCACATATGGAATGGCCATACATGGAATTGGTCTAGGTGTTATATACAATTCCTAGATGAGATTATCAATAAAGCCTCATCCATCTCCCTATCCCCCACCAGAAAAGATACCCTTTATTGGTCCTTAAATGGAAATGGTATTTTTTTCCAAAAGTTTCTTCTACTCTTAAGCCACGAGTGAATATCTGTTAGTTATGGCAGCCCCTCCAGAATTTGTATTGACAACAGTTCAAGCAGACAAAGAAGGTTTAGCCACTACTAGAATAGTATCAATATCTGTGTGTAATAAATTAGTAAGTCTTGGTAACCTTTGCATACTCACTATCCATGGTAGTGATCATGTAGCTAGTTGTTCTACTGTAACACCCTAGTATTAGCAATATAATGGCTCCCTTTAACCCAGAAAAAAAAGTATTTTACTCCTAATAAGGgaatcatattatgctggatttATTTGgaacaaaaaaataatttatatatgcTTATGTActagtatttattttatatgCAACGGTCGTTTACAGATCTGCAGCATCGAATGTTGATACCCTAAAAATTACCCATTCCtcttttctaattaatcaaggATAATCAATTGTATCACATAAAGTAATGAGGACCACTGCATTGATTAATTGATCATAATTCACACCAGAAAACGAAGTCTTTTGGTTCAAAAGTTGCCATGCAACCAATTAAAGTATTGAAGACCATTGATTATGAGTTTGTTTCTTGCATTgtcaaaaaaaattgaaaaacttcGGTTAAGCTGAATTTAAAGTGGTTTTCATGATTAACAACAGTTATGAAAAATTAGGTATTTTGAAGATATTTGATGTAATGATATATAGTATTGTAGATGTGTTAAGAAGATATTGAAAAAAAACAAGGTCAGATATCTGAAGAACCAGATCACCTGAATACGCTGATCAGAGCTGCAAAGCTGATTCCATATGCAAGTTGAATTCCTTTGAAAGAATTATTTCGTAGGATAAAAGTATGGTAATAATTGAAGGAATATGTGGTTAACAAGAATTCATTAATTATCAGAATAGTTGCATGAAAATGAAAAGCGTGTGAAGGAGTACTTTAAGAACATAAAATAAAAACCTTTTAAGATTTATGTTTCTCAAGAGGTAACTGAATTATTTTAGGTCTTGGAGCTAAAATTGAAAGAGGATTTGATCAACCTCACTTCTATATAAAGCATCACGTTGTTGCTATTGAAGCTAATATAATTTCGTGCAAATATAGAGAATCATTCGAGAGAAATAGCACTCATAGCAAGAAACTGCTTTCAAGAATTCAAGTTGCACAACCAAAGACCCTAGTCCTGAAGACAAAGTTGTTTAGTTATTTAGTTGTTGTTGAGTCTTGATTCATTGGCTTTAAATTGTAACCTATTTTACTTTTGAGAAGTGCATTGTTAGGTTATCGAATCTGAAGAGTTAGTTTAGCTTTCTAGACTAGAGTTTATAGTCTTGAATATTGGGAGTGTGTGAACAAAGTCCCACATGGAAagtagaaagaaaaaataagcTACTTATAAGGAGTTGGATATTCTTAATGGTATGAGGTCTTTAGTGGAAACTCGTGTGGGCTTGGCCCGAAGCGGACAATATCACACCATGTTAAGAGTATTTTTGGACCATTTTGGCCCAACAACTAGTATCAGAGCCAATGGTTTGTCAAGATGAGTATGGAGATGACGAAGTGAAGACGTGGGGTCCGTCTTAGTGCTTTTGTTCGTCTATGGGCCGTTTCACTAGCTTTACCCATAGCTTCAAAGACGTATACATAGCTTCTTCTTAGGCTTCGGTGACCGTAAATACTCTGATCATGTGGCTGACACATAGTTAGTATCCAAATTAGCCCATAAACGGTAATGAATCATATGGAACTTAGTTCAAGTGGGTGATTATTGGGAGTGTGTGAACAAAGTCCCACATGAgaagtagaaaagaaaaacaataagctaCTTATAAAGAGTTGGATACTCTTAATAGTGTGAGGTATTTTGTGAAACACCGTGCGGGCTTGGCTCAAAGAGAACAATATCACACCACGTTAAGAGTATCTTTTGGCCGTTTTAGTCCAACATTGAAAGGGGTTAAGGTATTAGAGTTATTTGGTTATAGAGTTGTAACCTAAAATTTAAGCTATAATTGAGTTAATTGTAGGGGTAAGGTACTATAGTTCATAGTCCCTTTGGTTATTGAGTTGTAACCTAAAATTGCTCGTTGAAGTTAGTGAAGTTTTAAGgcaaatcctacaagggtagatCATGATTGTTACTCCGTTAAACAAAGAGGTTTTCACGTAAAAATCATTATGCTATTTAACTTTTGCACTTTACTTTCTCATTATGTCTAGAATTCTTAGGTTAAAAATTGGGATTTTTTCATTTCTATACCCTATTTGAAATTTTATTACGAAAAAATGTTCATATTTTGGTATTTACCCAACCtacacaagttttgtttacaaaatatatacactccaccttaaaaggctcccaattcattattagtgccttcaatcAAGGGATTTTGTTAAacctttttccttcttcttttttctcctcTCCAGAATATTGGTACAGGATATCTCCTACGGTTGCTTTGAAACCTTGGGATCCATGAACAGATTTGTCTAGTAATCCATAAGCCCCCCTCTTGTTGATGGAAACACCTTGGCCGTGACTTTCTTAATTGCAAAAATaagtaaaaagtaaaagaaaaatcgaAGAAGGTATACAGCAAGCGATTCAAACATTAATTAAATTCCACCAAATTTATAACACACAAGCAACTGCTAAGTGGTAAGGAAGATAGATGATCTATATCAGAAAGCAGTAGGAAATATATTGGAGAAAGGCTAATTAGGAAGGAACTTTATTTAGTGATCGAGGATTAGATCTAATCGCTATCGCTGTCACTGTTGCTGTTGTCATGCCCATCATGCTTCTTCTCATTTTTGTCGTTCttgtccttttttttcttcttctcatctCCCTCCTTGTGATGGTGCACTCCGCCTTCTACCCAGTTATATACAGTTACAATATcataccacttaaatataatttttatataaattttatataatatatcttttgtatattttgtatctaatttatacatagtaaacacaaatttcatacaactaattatatatacCGAAAAGGCCTAATTTTATTAACATACTCTTCATTGCAACGCCTCAATTTCACACTTAAAATTAGTCTGTTCACATCTTCATATTTTCTCTATAAATAAACATGTCAAAAATCAGTACCAATATACCCTTTTAAAAGTTTACAAAAGCAGTTTCAATTTTATAAGAAAATAGATGAAAATGGCTTCAGATTCAACCACTTCTCTGTTCTTGACACTATTCCTTATTACACAAAtacaatttttatttaattttattgtaATACCCTATATTTTTTAATAAGGGTGTATTGGTTattagaataataataataataataataataataataataataataataataataataataataataataataataataataataataataataagaagaagaagaagaagaagaagaagctaactatgaaaaaaaacaatgaaacaaaatagaaaagggaaaggaaagaaacaaaaaaaagggcCGAAGCCCATTAGAAAAATAACCTGCCAAGGTTTGGCACGGGTTAGCAAAACAAAAGAAGCCAAGGCTTCtgtaggaaaatgaaaaaaaaacgaaaccagagaaaaagaaagagaagaaaaaaaaagaaaagagaagaagaagaaagctttGGGCAAAGGCCTTAAGAAGAACTGGGAGTTGAAATTGACAATATTAAAGTTCTCCTTCGACTCAAGAAGTTAACCTTCTTCTTCTCATCTGTTGAATTATTTCACTGAATCTATGCAATTTCATGTagtacaaaaaagaaaaattcaataTCACTtttctcttatatatatatatatatatatatatactcacaCACACAATTACTATGGAGATAATAAGGCTATAAATGTTTAGTTTAAGCACTGATAGGTCCAATTTTAGAGGAATAAATTATACTaaatagtttgaaattgatagaattATGGACTAGTTCTATGATTAAATATAAATCCACAAACTAAGGCTCAAACATGAACcccgatgattgggtattctaaaTTAGTGATGGATTTAGCCTAAATGAGGCaattaacatgagatcgatattatgtaattatagattgattggaggaatttgtacgAATTGTTTGAGCTGAAGCAtttggtatttcggcacgagtactgtgagtagtaatcttaccgcaatttgtgttttcataacttgcatgatttagaCATGAtatttaatatgaatatgttaccgattattttgagttgcatgtgggacaagtcttttactcgatatgataccgaaatagttatttgagaagattaccgttgttttaaatatttttgttgtcactagatctgttttaccgttacttgaatttactgttatcaAAAAGAAATTATGTGATTTGATAAGAACTgaaatgccctatattgttttaaaatattttctatgaGTATATATGGATTATAGAGACAACTATAAATAGgagtagacattgaaggatcccgtagctaacgacGGGTTccttagacctggtgcaccttgtaattaTTGATTACTGTTATAACCCTCGCTAGTGgaaaggtagaactagcataccgttaccgatttccctcgagtagggactaccattatatatgacttcttgcgaagaagtccacagttataccgattacatgatccgttcattgaaacctcccaaaatATGGATATTGATATTATATAGTGGTAACCGAGCTTATTACAGAATTGTCAAGtatattatactacaagaaaaacatgatgagactgaaaattatttattatttctgaaagggcattcttatgttattttctatttaatatactagcatgttttctgacttgtcctcAATAAAAACgattgtggttaagtgttattactcactgatctAGCGACTAATTCCCCGCTAAATTTTTTTTACAGAGGCAGCAGCTGACGCaggcgaggatttcgttaattaaAGCGCACAGATTGATAGTTCTTGGTGAGtctcgcacttgttcgcgtgggcagagattttattaatttttatggttttctttgaactcttagagtcgctccatggTCATTCTTTTAGTGTCTTGAGTAGTCTTTATTATTATAGACTTATGTTGAGTAACTCTCATTCCTATAAAAATTTGGAGATATAGTAGTATTTCTTGTTGTTAGTGGGTGGACTGTTAAAGGTAGATATTTATTTTGGTTATTTGATAAAGTCATCATTTGTATTGCTATTAGGATATTTGATTGCTGATTTGAGATAGAAAAATTTTTGGGATGGTCCAAAAACAGGAGAAACTCTGTCTGATTTTCTGTAAAATTTCTGATaaggcttacttgggagcactaGCTCCTGAGCGCCGGTCACGGACCTAATTTGGGTCGTGgaaaagttggtattagagcgtAGGCTTTAAGTCCCGAGTCATGGAGCAatatttagtagagtcttgttcatgGTTATGTAGGCGCTTGTACTTATGATCTTGAGGCTACTGAACATCTAggaatgttttcccttctttcaTTCTTTGATTGTGCCTTGAGATAACTTGATATTAACTTTGGAGtatttctttcgcagatggctagGACACGCATACCCTCATCTGCTGGACGTGGTGATGGACATGGTGCTACCCCGGGTGACGGTCAAGTTGGGGttcatcaaactagaagacagactATTCCTCAACCTGAAGTTGGAAACATGGGTCAAACCCAAGCTATTATGCCAAATCAAGTGCAAAGGCAGGGAGTTTAGGACGTTCCACCACCAGTGCCAACTGTTTTACCTATTGTTGCCTTACCTGTGGACgcaatggcaaggttattgaatGTGTTAGAGGCAATTGTGCCTACTCAGGGAGGAAGTTCAGCTCCTCAGGCTACTTTACAGACACAAGCACCTGCACAAACTCGGACTTTCGGGAATAAGAAAGTATCCCTACAAGAGTTTCTGAAAATTGAAATCAACAAAATTCACAGATTCCAATAATTCAGCAGATCCTCAAAGTTTCTTGGATTGGACACTTAAGGCATTACATGCTCTTGGATGTTCTAATGAGAAAGTCATGGAGCTCAAAGCATACAAACTAAAGGATATGGCCAACACATGCTATGAAACGGTATTGCTAGGAAGGCCAGCATGAGCACCACCGCTGACATGAGACGAGTTCACCAAGTTGTTCAAGAATCATTTTCTTCCAGACATCCTGATGCAAAAATATGCTAGAGACTTTGAGAGATTGGTTCAGACTCCAGATATGGATGTGTCAACATATAATACTAAGTTTTGTAAGATGGCTATACATGCTCCTTACTTAGTGCCTACCGAAGAAGCTCGAGTTCAGAGGTTTATTGATGGATTGGTTGGTCATCTATACACTGCAGTAGCCCCCCAGATGAAGACTTTATCCTACTCTGATATAGTCTATATTGCTAGAAGATTGAAAACAAGGGAGTGATGAGCGTGCAACTAGTGATTTACATAAGAAGGCCAAGACAGGAGGGGCTTTTAGTGGTAGTTTTAGTGAAAATAGAAGAGCAAGAAATcagggacaacaacaacaacagggtTCTCAGACAGGGACACACATGTCTTCACAGTCCACACGCATACCACATTACAGACAAGGTAATAGGGGACCATCATCTTCTGGACATCGTAATTCTGGGAAGATATATATCACTACTCTAGTCTGCCAGACTTGAGGTAGATCATATTTGGGCCAATATCGTGTTCTAACTGGAGAGTGCTTTCGGTGCGGCTAGTTGGGACATCACTTGAGGGATTTCCCTCAACCTTCGAGAAATTTCAACCAGGCTTCTATTCAGTCAGCTGCACCGACTCAGACAACTCGTAATACTTCAGGTGCTACCGGTACAGTAAATAGAGGTCGAGGTGCTGGAGACCGTGCTACTATGAATCAAGGACAAGGCAAtgctggtagaggtcaggcgagaGTTTTTGCGTTTACTAGACAAGATGCTCAGGCCTCGAATGCAGTGGTTACAAGTATTCTTTCTGTCTGTTCATTTGATGCACTTGCGTTGATTGATCTAGGATATACTCACTCCTATGTGTCCTCGTACTTTTCTTTGAGACTTAGTAGACAGCCCGAGCTATTGAATGATCCTTTTCTAGTTGCTACTCCTGTTGGAGAGTCTCTATTAGCTAAATATGTGTATCGTGCTTGTCAGATTTGGGTTGAGGGTATAGATACTCTAACTGACCTTATTAtacttgatatgattgactttgacatgcttatgggaatggattggttatttACTTGCTATGCTATAGTCGATTGTCATGCAAAGATAGTTAAGTTTGAGATACCAAATGAACCCAGTTTTATTCTAAGAGGGAGTCAGGTTCCAAAGATTTGCAAAATTGTACCTTTTATAAAGGCTCAACGACTTCTGAAGAAAGGTTGCTTGGGTCTCTTAGCTATTGTAAATGACACAAGAAAGGAAATAGTTAGTATAGAAAATGTACCAGTAATGAGAGAATTTTCTGAGGTATTTCCTGAGGATTTACCAGGATTGCCTCCAGTACCAGAAatagactttggtattgatttgctaCCTGACACACAACCCATATCGATACCTTCATATcgaatggcaccagcagagttgggGGAGCTAaagcaacagttacaagatttgttagataagggttctattagacctagtgtatcaccatGGGGTGTACCAGTACTGTTCGTAAAGAATAAAGACGGATccctgagaatgtgcattgactacaggcagttgAAAAAGATAACAATACGCAATaaatatcttttgcctcgtatATATGACATGTTTGATTAGTTACAAGGAGCTGTCcacttttcaaatattgacctccgttctggttatcatcaacttagaatcaaagatgaagatatttCTAAGACTGCTTTTAGAACTCcatatgggcactatgagtttcttgtgatgcATTTCGGACTGACTAATGCTTCAGCggcattcatggatttaatgaataggGTGTTCAAGCCATTTCTGGATAGATTtgtaatagtatttattgatgatatcctgatatattctCGTAGCCA
This sequence is a window from Nicotiana sylvestris chromosome 3, ASM39365v2, whole genome shotgun sequence. Protein-coding genes within it:
- the LOC138888142 gene encoding uncharacterized protein; protein product: MARLLNVLEAIVPTQGGSSAPQATLQTQAPAQTRTFGNKKKIENKGVMSVQLVIYIRRPRQEGLLVVVLVKIEEQEIRDNNNNRVLRQGHTCLHSPHAYHITDKLGHHLRDFPQPSRNFNQASIQSAAPTQTTRNTSGATGTVNRGRGAGDRATMNQGQGNAGRGQARVFAFTRQDAQASNAVVTSILSVCSFDALALIDLGYTHSYVSSYFSLRLSRQPELLNDPFLVATPVGESLLAKYVYRACQIWVEGIDTLTDLIILDMIDFDMLMGMDWLFTCYAIVDCHAKIVKFEIPNEPSFILRGSQVPKICKIVPFIKAQRLLKKGCLGLLAIVNDTRKEIVSIENVPVMREFSEVFPEDLPGLPPVPEIDFGIDLLPDTQPISIPSYRMAPAELGELKQQLQDLLDKGSIRPSVSPWGVPLQGAVHFSNIDLRSGYHQLRIKDEDISKTAFRTPYGHYEFLVMHFGLTNASAAFMDLMNRVFKPFLDRFVIVFIDDILIYSRSQGEHEDHLGTVLQTL